The following are encoded together in the Dickeya lacustris genome:
- the hflD gene encoding high frequency lysogenization protein HflD, with the protein MAKNYDEITLAMAGVCQSAQLVQQLAHQGTCNTDALKTSLQSILNINPSNTLDVFGNREANLKIGLETLLGILNSSREGLGAELSRYTFSLMVLERRLHNNRDALNELCSRISQLDRQLDHYDLLSDTFINVLAGIYVDVISKLGPRIQVTGAQEVLKNSLIQAKVRAALLAGIRAAVLWQQVGGSRLQLMFSRSKLVRHAQDMLSRCHA; encoded by the coding sequence GTGGCTAAAAACTATGATGAAATTACGCTGGCTATGGCGGGTGTTTGCCAGTCTGCCCAGTTGGTACAACAGCTGGCGCATCAGGGAACATGCAATACAGATGCACTGAAAACATCGCTGCAAAGTATCCTGAACATCAATCCGTCGAATACGCTGGATGTCTTTGGCAATCGTGAAGCAAACCTAAAGATAGGCCTGGAAACGCTGCTAGGCATTCTGAACTCCTCGCGCGAAGGTCTTGGCGCGGAATTATCGCGTTATACCTTCAGCCTGATGGTACTGGAGCGGCGTTTGCACAATAACCGTGATGCCCTCAACGAGCTGTGCTCACGCATCAGCCAGCTCGATCGCCAGCTCGATCATTATGACCTGCTATCTGATACGTTTATTAATGTTCTGGCCGGAATTTATGTTGATGTCATCAGCAAACTTGGCCCTCGGATACAAGTAACCGGCGCGCAGGAAGTCCTGAAAAATTCGCTCATTCAGGCCAAAGTCCGGGCTGCCCTGTTAGCGGGCATTCGTGCTGCGGTGCTCTGGCAACAGGTTGGCGGCAGCCGACTGCAACTGATGTTCTCCCGCAGCAAGTTGGTGCGCCACGCACAAGATATGCTGTCCCGATGCCATGCCTGA
- the purB gene encoding adenylosuccinate lyase, which yields MELSSLTAVSPIDGRYGDKVSMLRAIFSEYGLLKFRVQVEVRWLQKLAACAEIKEVPAFDADANAFLDKIVAEFNEEDAARIKTIERTTNHDVKAVEYFLKEKVAALPALQAVNEFIHFACTSEDINNLSHALMLETARREVVLPFWRNIIDAIKHLAQQYRDIPLLSRTHGQPATPSTIGKEFANVAYRMERQFQQLQRVEILGKINGAVGNYNAHMVAYPAVDWHQFSESFVTSLGIQWNPYTTQIEPHDYIAELFDCIARFNTILLDFDRDVWGYVALNHFKQKTIAGEIGSSTMPHKVNPIDFENSEGNLGLANAVLAHLASKLPVSRWQRDLTDSTVLRNLGVGVGYAVIAYQATLKGISKLEVNRDHVLAELDNNWEVLAEPIQTVMRRYGIEKPYEKLKELTRGKRVDAEGMKAFIDGLALPEEEKVRLKALTPANYIGRAVKMVDEL from the coding sequence ATGGAATTATCCTCACTGACCGCCGTTTCCCCCATTGATGGACGCTACGGCGATAAAGTCAGCATGTTGCGCGCTATTTTCAGCGAATACGGCTTGCTGAAGTTCCGCGTGCAGGTTGAAGTACGTTGGCTGCAAAAACTGGCGGCCTGTGCAGAAATCAAGGAAGTTCCTGCATTTGACGCTGACGCAAACGCTTTCCTTGATAAAATCGTGGCTGAATTTAACGAAGAAGACGCTGCGCGCATCAAGACCATTGAACGTACGACGAACCATGACGTGAAAGCGGTTGAATACTTTCTGAAAGAAAAGGTTGCCGCACTACCCGCTTTACAGGCAGTGAACGAATTTATCCATTTCGCCTGCACATCCGAAGATATTAACAACCTGTCACATGCGCTGATGCTGGAAACGGCACGCCGCGAGGTGGTGCTACCGTTCTGGCGCAATATCATTGATGCTATCAAACATCTGGCGCAGCAATACCGCGATATTCCGCTGCTGTCCCGTACCCACGGACAACCGGCAACGCCATCAACGATTGGTAAAGAATTCGCGAACGTTGCCTATCGGATGGAACGTCAATTCCAGCAATTACAGCGTGTAGAGATCCTGGGCAAAATCAACGGTGCGGTAGGCAACTATAACGCACACATGGTGGCATATCCGGCGGTTGACTGGCACCAGTTCAGCGAAAGTTTCGTCACCTCGCTGGGCATTCAGTGGAACCCCTACACCACACAGATTGAACCACACGACTATATTGCCGAACTGTTTGACTGCATCGCCCGGTTTAACACCATTTTGCTTGATTTCGACCGTGACGTTTGGGGCTATGTCGCACTTAACCACTTCAAACAGAAGACCATTGCCGGCGAAATCGGCTCATCGACCATGCCACATAAAGTCAACCCGATAGACTTCGAAAACTCTGAAGGCAACCTTGGCCTGGCAAACGCGGTGCTGGCACATCTTGCCAGCAAACTCCCGGTATCGCGCTGGCAGCGTGACCTTACCGACTCAACGGTACTGCGTAATCTTGGCGTCGGTGTCGGGTATGCGGTGATTGCCTATCAGGCCACACTGAAAGGCATCAGCAAACTTGAAGTCAACCGCGATCATGTACTGGCTGAACTCGATAATAACTGGGAAGTGTTGGCCGAGCCTATCCAGACCGTGATGCGCCGCTATGGTATTGAGAAGCCGTATGAAAAACTCAAAGAACTGACCCGTGGCAAGCGGGTGGATGCTGAAGGGATGAAAGCCTTCATTGATGGTCTGGCATTGCCAGAAGAGGAAAAAGTCCGCCTGAAGGCGCTTACACCGGCTAACTATATTGGTCGCGCCGTTAAAATGGTCGATGAGCTCTAA
- the phoP gene encoding two-component system response regulator PhoP has protein sequence MRILVVEDNVLLRHHLTVQLNEMGHQVDAAADAKEADYFLQEHAPDIAIVDLGLPQEDGTSLIRRWRAHQVKLPILVLTARESWQEKVAVLEAGADDYVTKPFHIEEVIARMQALMRRNSGLASQIISLPPFEVDLSRRELLVNSESVKLTAFEYTIIETLIRNNGKVVSKESLMLQLYPDAELRESHTIDVLMGRLRKKLQAADSHDVITTVRGQGYRFDV, from the coding sequence ATGCGCATTCTTGTTGTTGAAGATAATGTTCTGCTCCGCCATCACCTGACTGTGCAGCTCAATGAAATGGGGCATCAGGTTGATGCAGCGGCAGATGCGAAGGAGGCAGATTACTTCCTGCAGGAGCATGCGCCCGACATCGCCATTGTCGATTTGGGATTGCCGCAGGAGGATGGCACCAGCCTTATTCGTCGCTGGCGCGCGCACCAGGTAAAGCTGCCGATACTGGTACTGACCGCACGGGAAAGCTGGCAGGAAAAAGTCGCCGTTCTTGAAGCTGGCGCTGACGACTACGTGACCAAACCGTTTCATATTGAAGAAGTCATCGCCCGCATGCAGGCGCTAATGCGCCGCAACAGCGGGCTGGCCTCTCAGATTATCAGCCTGCCGCCGTTTGAAGTGGATCTTTCGCGCCGTGAATTGCTGGTTAATAGCGAGTCGGTCAAATTGACCGCTTTTGAATACACGATTATCGAAACCCTGATCCGCAATAATGGCAAGGTCGTGAGTAAAGAATCATTGATGCTGCAACTCTACCCGGATGCCGAACTGCGTGAAAGTCATACAATTGATGTTCTGATGGGGCGTTTACGCAAAAAGCTCCAGGCAGCGGATTCTCACGATGTCATCACGACCGTGCGTGGACAAGGATATCGCTTTGATGTTTAA
- the phoQ gene encoding two-component system sensor histidine kinase PhoQ, translated as MKKAPPLSLRFRFLIATAAVVLALTLSYGVVAIVGYSVSFDKTSFRLLRGESNLVYSLAQWRENQLTIATPPEIDINYPTLVFIYDKNGKLLWRERAVPELESQIKPEWLEKTDYHELDADSTVSNAVMQGSTPQMLDRLHAYSSEDKTPFTHSIAVNVYPESERLPQMVIVVVDRIPQELQQADIVWEWFRYVFIAHLVLVLPLLWLAAHWSLRPIKDLVHQISELEQGSREHLNEYPPQELNSLVRNLNTLLSNERQRYHKYRTTLTDLTHSLKTPLAVLQTTLRSLRSGKELTIEQAEPIMLTQISRISQQIGYYLHRASVRTEHLTMIREVHSVPAQLDALCSALNKVYQRKGVVLTMDIAPELTFIGEKNDFMEVMGNILDNACKYCLEFVEISAQYSGQKLHLIIDDDGPGIPDSKREVIFQRGQRADTLRPGQGIGLAVAAEIIEQYQGEIVIGSSPLGGAKVEAIFGRQHLGQHEN; from the coding sequence GTGAAAAAAGCCCCTCCTCTCTCACTGCGGTTTCGCTTTCTGATTGCCACCGCAGCCGTCGTGCTGGCTTTAACGCTGTCCTACGGCGTTGTCGCTATTGTGGGTTATAGCGTCAGCTTTGATAAAACATCATTTCGCCTGTTGCGAGGGGAAAGTAACCTGGTCTACAGCCTGGCGCAGTGGCGTGAAAATCAGTTAACTATCGCGACGCCGCCAGAAATCGACATCAATTACCCAACGCTGGTGTTTATTTATGACAAAAATGGCAAGTTACTGTGGCGAGAGCGCGCGGTACCGGAACTGGAATCACAAATAAAACCGGAGTGGCTCGAAAAAACGGACTACCACGAACTCGATGCGGATAGCACCGTCAGTAATGCCGTCATGCAAGGCAGCACCCCACAAATGCTCGATAGGCTGCACGCCTACAGCTCGGAAGATAAAACGCCCTTTACCCACTCTATTGCTGTGAATGTATACCCGGAATCTGAACGCCTGCCACAAATGGTGATTGTGGTGGTAGACAGAATTCCTCAGGAACTACAGCAAGCCGATATCGTCTGGGAGTGGTTTCGCTACGTGTTTATCGCGCATCTGGTACTGGTTCTGCCACTTTTATGGCTGGCGGCGCACTGGAGCCTGCGCCCTATCAAAGACCTGGTGCATCAAATCAGTGAGCTGGAACAGGGCTCACGCGAGCACCTCAACGAATATCCGCCGCAAGAGCTCAACAGTTTGGTGCGCAATCTCAACACGCTGCTCAGTAATGAGCGCCAGCGTTATCACAAATACCGCACCACGCTGACTGACCTTACCCATAGTCTGAAAACACCGCTGGCGGTGCTACAGACCACGCTACGCTCACTGCGCAGCGGTAAAGAGCTAACCATTGAGCAGGCGGAACCGATCATGCTGACGCAAATCAGCCGTATTTCACAGCAAATTGGCTATTATCTGCACCGCGCCAGCGTGCGCACCGAACATTTAACGATGATACGCGAAGTGCATTCAGTGCCTGCCCAGCTTGATGCACTGTGCTCGGCGCTAAATAAAGTGTATCAGCGTAAAGGCGTAGTGCTCACCATGGACATTGCCCCGGAATTGACGTTTATTGGCGAGAAGAACGATTTCATGGAAGTCATGGGCAATATCCTTGATAACGCGTGTAAATACTGTCTTGAGTTTGTCGAAATCAGCGCTCAGTATTCCGGGCAAAAACTGCACTTGATTATTGACGATGACGGGCCAGGCATCCCTGACAGCAAACGGGAAGTCATTTTCCAGCGCGGCCAGCGCGCAGACACTCTGCGCCCCGGCCAGGGCATTGGCCTGGCGGTAGCGGCGGAAATTATCGAGCAATATCAAGGAGAAATTGTTATCGGCAGTAGTCCGCTTGGCGGAGCCAAAGTCGAGGCCATTTTTGGCCGTCAGCATCTGGGGCAACATGAAAACTAA
- a CDS encoding cupin domain-containing protein — protein sequence MDYQLNLDWPDFLAHHWQKRPVVIKGGFRSFIDPISPDELAGLAMENEVDSRLVSHQDACWNVSHGPFDSYDHLGETNWSLLVQAVDHWHEPSAALMRPFRQLPDWRIDDLMISFSVPGGGVGPHLDQYDVFIIQGTGRRRWRVGDKIPMKQHCPHPDLLQVEPFEAIIDEELEPGDILYIPPAFPHEGYSLENSLNYSVGFRAPSARELVSGFADNVLAREMGGQRYTDPDIAPRQHPADILPQELDRLHQLMLDLMQDKTAFASWFGEFISQSRHELDLAPPQPPYQPGEVYDLLQQGETLHRLGGLRVLRIGKACFVNGECLDSPQTAAVHALAQDEELEAGHLGAALDDPSFLAQLTAFVNSGYWYFAD from the coding sequence ATGGACTACCAACTCAATCTCGATTGGCCGGATTTTCTGGCACACCACTGGCAAAAGCGCCCGGTGGTGATCAAAGGTGGATTTCGTTCTTTTATTGACCCGATTAGCCCGGATGAACTGGCGGGTTTGGCGATGGAAAACGAGGTCGATAGCCGTCTGGTCAGCCATCAGGACGCATGCTGGAACGTCAGTCATGGCCCGTTCGACAGTTACGATCATCTGGGTGAAACCAACTGGTCGCTGCTGGTGCAGGCGGTCGATCACTGGCATGAGCCTTCAGCGGCGTTGATGCGCCCCTTCCGTCAATTACCTGACTGGCGCATTGACGACCTGATGATTTCTTTTTCGGTTCCCGGTGGTGGCGTCGGCCCACATTTGGATCAGTACGATGTGTTTATTATTCAGGGAACAGGCCGCCGCCGTTGGCGTGTCGGTGACAAAATCCCAATGAAACAACACTGCCCGCACCCGGATTTACTGCAGGTTGAACCGTTCGAAGCCATTATTGATGAAGAGCTGGAACCGGGCGATATTCTCTATATTCCCCCGGCGTTTCCCCACGAAGGCTACTCGCTGGAAAACTCGCTCAATTACTCTGTTGGTTTTCGCGCGCCCAGCGCCCGCGAACTGGTTAGCGGTTTTGCCGACAACGTTCTCGCGCGGGAAATGGGCGGGCAGCGCTACACCGACCCGGATATCGCCCCGCGACAGCATCCGGCAGACATTTTGCCGCAGGAGCTTGACCGTTTACACCAACTGATGCTCGACCTCATGCAGGATAAAACCGCCTTTGCTTCATGGTTCGGCGAATTTATCTCTCAGTCACGCCATGAACTGGATTTAGCACCACCGCAGCCGCCCTATCAACCGGGCGAGGTGTATGACCTGCTACAACAGGGGGAAACGCTACATCGTCTCGGCGGGCTGCGGGTGCTGCGTATCGGCAAAGCCTGTTTTGTCAACGGTGAATGTCTCGACAGCCCGCAAACCGCAGCGGTGCATGCGCTTGCTCAAGATGAGGAACTCGAGGCGGGCCATTTGGGTGCGGCGCTGGACGATCCTTCCTTTCTTGCCCAGTTAACCGCTTTTGTTAACAGCGGCTACTGGTATTTTGCCGACTAA
- the pepT gene encoding peptidase T, which yields MEKLLDRFLNYVAFDSQSKSGVRQVPSTEGQMKLAQALQQELTELGFTQVTLSKHGCVMATLPANVAWSVPAIGFIAHMDTSPDFSGKHVNPQIVENYRGGDIALGVGDEVLSPVMFPVLHHLLGQTLITTDGKTLLGADDKAGIAEIITALVRLKKRQIPHGDIRLAFTPDEEVGKGAQHFDVAAFNAEWAYTVDGGGVGELEYENFNAASAVVKIVGNNVHPGSAKGVMVNALSLASRFHQHIPAQEVPEQTEGYQGFYHLHSAKGTVERAELHYSIRDFEREGFERRKKTLLNIAEKVGKGLHPDCYIEITITDSYYNMRDQVEQYPHVIALAQQAMRDCDINPVMQPIRGGTDGAQLSFQGLPCPNLFTGGYNAHGKHEFVTLEGMESAVSVIMRIAELTALRARDQQASYSGLATNV from the coding sequence ATGGAAAAGTTGCTCGATCGTTTTTTGAATTATGTTGCGTTTGATAGCCAATCTAAATCGGGTGTCAGGCAAGTGCCCAGTACGGAAGGGCAGATGAAGCTGGCGCAAGCGCTACAGCAAGAGTTAACCGAGCTGGGGTTTACTCAGGTAACACTCAGCAAGCATGGCTGTGTGATGGCGACATTGCCCGCTAATGTCGCCTGGTCGGTGCCCGCTATTGGGTTTATTGCCCATATGGACACCTCGCCTGATTTTAGCGGTAAGCATGTGAACCCACAGATTGTAGAAAACTACCGAGGCGGCGATATTGCGCTGGGGGTAGGCGATGAAGTGCTATCACCGGTGATGTTCCCGGTCTTGCACCATCTGTTGGGGCAAACGCTCATCACTACCGATGGCAAAACGCTGTTGGGTGCAGATGATAAAGCCGGTATTGCAGAGATAATCACCGCGTTGGTACGCCTCAAGAAACGGCAGATTCCACACGGCGATATCCGCCTCGCTTTTACGCCGGATGAAGAGGTCGGTAAAGGCGCTCAACACTTTGATGTTGCTGCATTTAATGCTGAGTGGGCCTATACCGTAGACGGCGGGGGCGTGGGCGAGCTGGAGTATGAGAATTTCAATGCGGCGTCGGCTGTAGTGAAAATCGTGGGTAATAATGTGCATCCCGGCTCGGCCAAGGGCGTGATGGTCAATGCATTGTCATTAGCCAGTCGTTTTCATCAGCATATTCCTGCGCAAGAGGTACCGGAGCAGACCGAGGGCTATCAGGGGTTTTATCACTTGCACAGTGCCAAAGGCACGGTAGAGCGAGCGGAATTACACTACAGCATCCGTGATTTTGAGCGCGAAGGGTTTGAGCGGCGCAAGAAAACGTTATTAAACATTGCGGAGAAAGTGGGTAAGGGATTACATCCTGATTGCTATATTGAGATAACGATAACCGACAGTTATTACAATATGCGCGACCAGGTTGAGCAATATCCACATGTGATTGCGCTGGCGCAGCAGGCGATGCGGGATTGTGATATCAACCCGGTCATGCAACCTATCCGTGGCGGCACAGATGGCGCGCAACTTTCATTTCAGGGCTTGCCGTGCCCGAATTTGTTTACCGGCGGCTACAATGCCCATGGCAAGCATGAATTTGTGACGCTGGAAGGCATGGAAAGCGCGGTGTCGGTGATTATGCGCATAGCGGAACTGACGGCACTGCGGGCAAGAGACCAACAGGCGAGTTACAGTGGTTTGGCGACCAACGTCTGA